A genomic stretch from Carassius auratus strain Wakin chromosome 35, ASM336829v1, whole genome shotgun sequence includes:
- the LOC113053929 gene encoding low choriolytic enzyme-like, protein MLGLILIVAFFCEAWRTPVDTLNATDIQNDEGYSLNIGQPHLVKTSETLLDLEGDYAVNEGDIIIPTDRNAVSSLWAEQNGNVSVPYEIDSVIENRTEDILDALNMISEKTCIRFHPHNNETDYLHFIYADGCASYVGCRGHSRYDRGDHITVLDENIVSGKEGNFLKKKGNTLGLKYDLDSILHYGSNYFSRNGQPTIQPKESNITIGQRTHLSDLDVQRIRKLYHCGGSHGALLVG, encoded by the exons atgctgggGTTAATTTTAATAGTTGCGTTTTTTTGTGAAG CATGGAGAACTCCTGTGGATACATTGAACGCCACTGATATCCAGAATGATGAAG GATACTCCTTAAATATTGGACAACCTCATCTGGTTAAGACAAGTGAAACACTGCTGG ATCTTGAGGGAGACTATGCTGTAAATGAGGGGGATATCATAATACCA ACTGACAGGAACGCAGTAAGTTCGCTATGGGCCGAGCAGAATGGGAATGTGTCAGTGCCTTATGAAATTGATTCTGTTATTG AAAACAGGACTGAAGACATTCTTGATGCCTTAAATATGATCTCCGAGAAGACCTGCATCAGATTCCATCCACATAATAATGAAACAGACTATTTGCACTTTATATATGCAGATGG GTGTGCATCTTATGTCGGATGTAGAGGG CATTCCCGCTATGACCGTGGTGATCATATCACTGTACTTGATGAAAACATTGTCTCTG GGAAAGAGGGAAATTTTTTGAAGAAAAAGGGAAACACACTTGGTCTGAAGTATGACCTGGATTCAATTTTGCATTATGGAAG TAACTATTTCTCTCGCAATGGACAACCCACAATTCAGCCCAAAGAGAGCAATATAACTATTGGCCAGAGGACTCACTTGTCTGATCTGGATGTGCAAAGGATCAGGAAGCTCTACCACTGTG
- the LOC113054588 gene encoding zinc finger CCHC domain-containing protein 9-like produces MTRWARANNVHKHKAADATPWKQLKASGNAGEAGARAAGRHIQQGPGVKKHNPKRKKREHDCDDVNGFLEYLKQSGQTTPDRDLRGEVATALKKDERRENRRIKRQNNKKNDMICFNCRKPGHGLADCPEADNDEEMGRGICYRCGSTEHEIQRCRAKVDPAMGNYPYAKCFICGQTGHLSKACPDNPKGLYAAGGCCRVCGSVEHFQKDCPEHQNSTNSITLGRLSNRISADHEDVHVPVKKAQPKKDKVVVF; encoded by the exons ATGACGAGGTGGGCCCGAGCGAACAACGTCCATAAACACAAAGCAGCGGACGCCACACCATGGAAGCAGCTGAAGGCGAGCGGGAACGCTGGAGAAGCAGGAGCCAGAGCCGCTGGCCGACACATCCAGCAGGGGCCAGGTGTAAAAAAACACAACCCGAAAAGGAAGAAACGAGAACATGACTGTGATGACGTGAATGGGTTTCTGGAGTATTTAAAGCAGAGCGGTCAGACAACCCCAGACCGGGATCTGAGGGGAGAAGTGGCAACGGCACTGAAGAAAGACGAGAGACGAGAGAACAGACGCATAAagagacaaaacaacaaaaagaacgaTATG ATTTGCTTCAACTGCCGGAAGCCTGGTCACGGTCTCGCTGACTGCCCAGAGGCGGATAACGATGAAGAGATGGGCCGCGGGATCTGTTATCGGTGTGGGTCCACTGAACATGAGATCCAGAGATGTCGTGCTAAAGTAGATCCTGCCATGG GTAATTACCCATATGCCAAGTGTTTTATCTGCGGTCAGACTGGACATCTGTCCAAAGCCTGTCCTGATAACCCGAAGGGACTGTATGCTGCAG GCGGTTGCTGTCGGGTTTGTGGTTCAGTGGAACACTTTCAGAAAGATTGTCCAGAACACCAGAACTCAA CTAATTCCATCACCCTCGGCCGGCTGTCCAACAGAATCAGCGCCGACCACGAGGACGTCCATGTGCCTGTGAAGAAAGCACAACCCAAAAAAGACAAGGTGGTGGTGTTCTGA